The following are encoded together in the Pseudodesulfovibrio indicus genome:
- a CDS encoding metal-dependent hydrolase, whose amino-acid sequence MEITWFGHANFRLKAADATLFIDPFFVGNPSAPADYRDIDECNLILVTHDHHDHIGQTLELAIKHDAEVVAMFDIIRDLIELGLPEHLGVGMNIGGTVTRLGLDIKMVQAMHSSVHGMPAGFIITDPKGLCVYNSGDTGLFGDMELFGKFHDIDVAMLPIGGRFTMDARQAAYACSLLQCKKIIPQHWGTWGILDQNTKALAEQLALVAPGTELLELAVGKPVTL is encoded by the coding sequence ATGGAGATTACCTGGTTCGGCCACGCGAATTTCAGACTCAAGGCCGCCGACGCCACCCTGTTCATCGACCCCTTCTTCGTGGGCAACCCGAGCGCCCCCGCCGACTACAGGGACATCGATGAGTGCAACCTGATCCTCGTCACCCACGACCACCACGACCACATCGGCCAGACCCTGGAGCTGGCCATCAAGCACGACGCCGAGGTGGTCGCCATGTTCGACATCATCCGCGACCTCATCGAGCTGGGCCTGCCCGAGCACCTGGGCGTGGGCATGAACATCGGCGGCACGGTCACCCGCCTGGGGCTGGACATCAAGATGGTCCAGGCCATGCACTCGTCCGTGCACGGCATGCCCGCGGGGTTCATCATCACCGACCCCAAGGGGTTGTGCGTCTACAACTCCGGCGACACCGGGCTGTTCGGGGACATGGAGCTGTTCGGGAAATTCCACGACATCGACGTGGCCATGCTGCCCATCGGCGGACGGTTCACCATGGACGCCCGGCAGGCCGCCTACGCCTGCTCGCTGCTCCAGTGCAAGAAGATCATCCCCCAGCATTGGGGGACTTGGGGCATCCTGGACCAGAACACCAAGGCGCTGGCCGAACAGCTCGCCCTGGTCGCGCCGGGCACCGAACTGCTCGAACTGGCCGTGGGCAAACCGGTCACGCTCTAG
- a CDS encoding bacteriohemerythrin: MPLMQWDETMSVGLDELDEQHMELIALINEAFEAIQRSDESRLMELVDHMREYAEVHFETEESVMRSCGFPELDAHREMHGQFAEKAEDFRRTMRSRTNLTEIFIFLSRWLTNHIMVEDRKLLPYLPPRNDEGA; the protein is encoded by the coding sequence ATGCCGTTGATGCAATGGGACGAGACCATGTCCGTGGGTTTGGATGAACTGGACGAGCAGCACATGGAGCTGATCGCCCTGATCAACGAGGCGTTCGAGGCGATCCAGCGTAGCGACGAGTCTCGCCTGATGGAACTGGTGGACCACATGCGCGAGTATGCCGAGGTACATTTCGAGACCGAGGAGTCGGTCATGCGCAGCTGCGGCTTCCCGGAGTTGGATGCCCACCGGGAGATGCACGGCCAATTCGCCGAGAAGGCGGAGGATTTCCGGCGCACCATGCGGTCCAGGACCAACCTGACCGAGATCTTCATCTTTCTGAGCCGCTGGCTGACCAACCACATCATGGTCGAGGACCGCAAGCTGCTCCCCTACCTCCCCCCGCGCAACGACGAAGGCGCGTAG
- a CDS encoding UbiX family flavin prenyltransferase has product MGTKRIILGVSGASGTLYAEALVRALGGRSDVELHVIISAAARKVLAVETDLAPEALERGAAGVHAPEDIAAPPASGSWKHDGMIVCPCSMATLSAVANGYGHNLLHRAADVTLKERRRLILVPRETPLSDIHLHNMLAASRAGAVILPASPGFYHRPATIEDLTAHLAGKILDQLDIPHDLYRRWGE; this is encoded by the coding sequence ATGGGCACGAAACGCATCATCCTGGGGGTCAGCGGCGCCAGCGGCACCCTCTACGCGGAAGCGCTCGTCCGCGCTCTCGGCGGACGCAGCGACGTGGAGCTGCACGTCATCATCTCCGCCGCCGCCCGCAAGGTCCTGGCCGTGGAAACCGACCTCGCCCCCGAGGCCCTGGAACGCGGCGCCGCCGGGGTGCACGCCCCGGAGGACATCGCCGCCCCGCCCGCCAGCGGCTCCTGGAAGCACGACGGCATGATCGTCTGCCCCTGCTCCATGGCCACCCTGTCCGCGGTGGCCAACGGCTACGGCCACAACCTGCTGCACCGCGCCGCCGACGTGACCCTCAAGGAGCGCCGGAGACTGATCCTGGTCCCGCGCGAGACCCCGCTCTCGGACATCCATCTGCACAACATGCTCGCGGCCTCACGGGCCGGGGCAGTCATTCTACCGGCCAGCCCGGGCTTCTATCACCGCCCGGCAACCATCGAGGACCTGACCGCCCACTTGGCCGGAAAGATCCTCGATCAACTGGATATCCCCCACGACCTGTACCGGCGATGGGGGGAGTAG
- the uvrC gene encoding excinuclease ABC subunit UvrC, giving the protein MDTEYKFFAANFPDTSGVYLMKDGRGRILYVGKAKHLRRRLSSYFRNAAAHTPKTRALVSRIRHIDILLTATEKEALLLESGLIKKHRPRYNVVLKDDKQYVLFRLDRTAEFPRLSMTRKVVRDGSVYFGPFTSASAARTVWKLLGKVFPLRKCKDTAFRNRVRPCLYHDIGQCWAPCVLDVDREAYADMVHRVEMLLSGRSMELVDGLTRRMKEASKALEFERAAAYRDQIRAVRKTVEGQAAVIHDNRDRDVIGLAETPQGLGLGLLFVRQGRLLDQKQFFWPGLTLDEGVEVVESFIGQFYGPGRFIPSLIITPMDLADTPLDEVLAERGGASVRIAPPKSTQEKQLLGIARNVAAQATEVRESIASRLQKALRLPEEPVRIECVDASHLGGTDMRVGQVVFEDGRRSPEASRLYAFPELEGAGDDYAALAGWARRRMESGPPWPDLVLIDGGRGQLSAVEKGLAECTLECGWELAAIAKGESRRAGELGDVIFRPGRKNPMPLKPGSPELLFLQKIRDEAHRFVLGRQRRARKKAVLSSELTSLPGIGPKTARILWDHFESLEAMLEADGAAIAGLPGIGPKRGGKIFEALQALRATR; this is encoded by the coding sequence ATGGATACCGAGTACAAATTTTTTGCCGCCAACTTCCCGGACACTTCCGGCGTCTATCTTATGAAGGATGGACGGGGGCGCATCCTCTATGTGGGCAAGGCCAAGCACCTTCGCCGCAGGCTCTCCTCCTACTTCCGCAACGCGGCGGCGCACACCCCCAAGACCCGCGCCCTGGTGAGCCGCATCCGGCACATCGACATCCTGCTCACGGCCACGGAAAAGGAGGCCCTGCTCCTGGAGTCCGGGCTGATCAAGAAGCACCGGCCCCGGTACAACGTGGTTCTCAAGGACGACAAGCAGTACGTCCTGTTCCGGCTGGACAGGACGGCCGAGTTCCCCCGGCTGTCCATGACCCGCAAGGTGGTCCGCGACGGGTCGGTCTATTTTGGGCCGTTCACCTCGGCGTCGGCCGCGCGCACGGTCTGGAAGCTGCTCGGCAAGGTCTTCCCTTTGCGCAAGTGCAAGGACACCGCCTTTCGCAATCGGGTGCGGCCCTGCCTGTACCACGACATCGGCCAATGCTGGGCGCCCTGTGTCCTGGATGTGGACCGCGAGGCATACGCGGACATGGTGCACCGGGTGGAGATGCTCTTGTCGGGCCGCAGCATGGAGCTGGTGGACGGGCTGACCCGCCGCATGAAGGAGGCGTCCAAGGCCCTCGAATTCGAACGGGCCGCCGCCTACCGCGACCAGATCAGGGCCGTGCGCAAGACCGTGGAGGGGCAGGCCGCCGTGATCCACGACAACCGCGACCGCGACGTGATCGGCCTGGCCGAGACCCCGCAGGGGCTCGGGCTCGGGCTGCTCTTCGTGCGCCAGGGGCGGCTGCTGGACCAGAAACAGTTTTTCTGGCCGGGGCTGACCCTGGACGAGGGCGTGGAGGTTGTGGAGAGCTTCATCGGCCAGTTCTACGGGCCGGGACGGTTCATTCCGTCGCTGATCATCACCCCCATGGACCTGGCCGACACGCCCCTGGACGAGGTCCTGGCCGAGCGCGGCGGCGCGAGCGTGCGCATAGCGCCGCCCAAGTCCACCCAGGAGAAACAGCTCCTCGGCATCGCCCGAAACGTGGCGGCCCAGGCCACCGAAGTGCGCGAGTCCATAGCCTCGCGGCTGCAAAAGGCGCTCAGGCTTCCCGAGGAGCCGGTGCGCATCGAATGCGTGGACGCCTCGCACCTGGGCGGCACGGACATGCGCGTGGGCCAGGTCGTCTTCGAGGACGGGCGGCGCAGCCCGGAGGCCTCGCGGCTCTATGCCTTCCCGGAGCTGGAGGGCGCGGGGGACGACTACGCGGCCCTGGCCGGATGGGCCAGGCGCAGGATGGAGTCCGGCCCGCCGTGGCCGGACCTGGTGCTCATCGACGGCGGACGCGGTCAGCTGTCCGCGGTGGAGAAGGGGCTGGCAGAGTGCACCCTGGAGTGCGGCTGGGAGCTGGCGGCCATCGCCAAGGGCGAGTCCCGGCGGGCGGGCGAGCTGGGCGACGTGATCTTCCGGCCGGGCCGCAAGAACCCAATGCCGCTCAAGCCCGGCAGCCCGGAGCTGCTCTTTCTGCAGAAGATCCGCGACGAGGCCCACCGTTTCGTGCTGGGCCGCCAGCGACGGGCGCGCAAGAAGGCGGTTTTGAGCAGCGAGCTGACCTCCCTGCCCGGCATAGGGCCCAAGACCGCTCGCATTCTGTGGGACCATTTCGAATCCCTGGAGGCCATGCTGGAGGCGGACGGCGCGGCGATCGCCGGGCTGCCCGGCATCGGCCCCAAGCGGGGCGGAAAGATATTCGAAGCCCTCCAGGCGTTGCGCGCCACCCGCTGA
- a CDS encoding chemotaxis protein — MSKSAIDTGILLETGTNELEILEFYINEIRKPGEDPVPNFFGINVAKVMQVIETPNLEPPESAPHPSFMGTIPLRDLILPVLDLSVWLELDMPKTERDIVIVTEFSKSVTGFLVSGVTEIHRVGWGEVIPPSSIISTNTDAIVGLIDKGDYFVQLLDLETILSQFEPDDGVQMAVSAHEYKVLVADDSATIRAMIKSNLAEANFKPLITNNGDEALRTILNLKAKAEEEGKDITEYVDLVISDIEMPLMDGFSLTKNIKQDPVLRKLPVILYSSIITNELRHKGESVGADMQISKPDLHTIPQVALELIEGGAG, encoded by the coding sequence ATGAGCAAAAGCGCAATCGATACCGGAATTCTGTTGGAAACAGGCACCAACGAGCTTGAAATCCTGGAATTCTATATCAATGAAATCCGCAAGCCCGGCGAGGACCCGGTTCCCAACTTCTTCGGCATCAACGTCGCCAAGGTCATGCAGGTCATAGAGACGCCCAACCTGGAGCCGCCGGAATCGGCGCCCCACCCTTCCTTTATGGGCACCATCCCCCTGCGCGACCTCATCCTGCCCGTGCTGGACCTGTCGGTCTGGCTGGAGCTGGACATGCCCAAGACGGAACGGGACATCGTCATCGTCACCGAGTTCAGCAAGTCCGTGACGGGCTTCCTGGTCTCCGGCGTGACCGAGATCCACCGCGTGGGCTGGGGCGAGGTCATCCCGCCGTCGAGCATCATTTCCACCAACACGGACGCCATCGTCGGCCTCATCGACAAGGGCGACTACTTCGTCCAGCTCCTGGACCTGGAGACCATCCTGTCCCAGTTCGAGCCGGACGACGGCGTGCAGATGGCCGTGTCCGCCCATGAGTACAAGGTCCTCGTGGCCGACGACTCGGCCACCATCCGGGCCATGATCAAGTCCAACCTGGCCGAGGCCAACTTCAAGCCGCTGATCACCAACAACGGCGACGAGGCGTTGCGCACCATCCTCAACCTGAAGGCCAAGGCAGAAGAAGAGGGCAAGGACATCACCGAGTACGTGGACCTGGTCATCTCGGACATCGAGATGCCGCTCATGGACGGGTTCAGCCTGACCAAGAACATCAAGCAGGATCCGGTCTTGCGCAAGCTGCCGGTGATCCTGTACTCTTCCATCATCACGAACGAGCTGCGGCACAAGGGCGAATCCGTGGGCGCGGACATGCAGATATCCAAGCCCGATCTCCACACCATCCCGCAAGTCGCACTGGAACTCATTGAAGGTGGTGCAGGTTGA
- a CDS encoding outer membrane homotrimeric porin, whose translation MKRLVMLAVALTLVLGMAVSASAAPEVSISGNLLVNAVWNDNWNFAKNNANKESMRIMERADLYFTVTANENLKGVLGLRSDRGEWGKGGFALGQPGSAGTAQMNIRDAYIDFNWPGTDVNVKAGIYTVALPQSVGSASMIVAERAGAVMVTAPVTDNVSVLAGYTRLANDNDTTTIPGTTIPTDNSAANDDNYLDGYLIAVPLNFEGISLTPFFLYGALGDNFNGSGEDGSAYWYGTNFTMSMFDPFIIKADFNYGKADYDTDTLDASGWMGAIGLDYTGFDFMTVSAFGVYTSGDDDDATDGAETMPVLDGDWAVGSFFFGGGLITGDDINGNDTSLGFWTIGLSLTGIQSFAQGLTHDFHVLYAEGTNDTRAALGARGNYLTEKDSLWEVDFNTAYAVYDELTLYGQLGYINSDFSENVWGANLKDDAWKVATGVVYKF comes from the coding sequence ATGAAACGTTTGGTTATGCTCGCAGTCGCCCTGACCCTGGTCCTGGGCATGGCTGTTTCCGCATCCGCCGCTCCCGAGGTTTCCATCTCCGGTAACCTGCTCGTGAACGCCGTGTGGAATGACAACTGGAACTTCGCCAAAAACAATGCCAACAAAGAGTCCATGCGCATCATGGAACGTGCTGACCTGTACTTCACCGTCACCGCCAACGAGAACCTGAAGGGCGTCCTCGGCCTTCGTTCCGACCGCGGCGAGTGGGGCAAGGGCGGCTTCGCTCTGGGTCAGCCCGGCAGCGCTGGCACTGCTCAGATGAACATCCGTGATGCTTACATCGACTTCAACTGGCCCGGCACCGACGTCAACGTCAAAGCCGGTATCTACACCGTTGCTCTGCCGCAGTCCGTCGGCTCCGCTTCCATGATCGTTGCCGAGCGCGCTGGCGCCGTCATGGTCACCGCTCCGGTTACCGACAACGTCTCCGTCCTGGCTGGTTACACCCGCCTGGCCAACGACAACGACACCACCACCATCCCTGGTACCACCATCCCCACCGACAACAGCGCCGCCAACGACGACAACTACCTTGACGGTTACCTGATTGCCGTGCCCCTGAACTTCGAAGGCATCTCCCTGACCCCGTTCTTCCTGTACGGCGCCCTGGGTGACAACTTCAACGGTTCCGGCGAAGATGGCTCCGCTTACTGGTATGGTACCAACTTCACCATGTCCATGTTTGACCCGTTCATCATCAAGGCCGACTTCAACTACGGTAAGGCTGACTACGACACCGACACCCTGGATGCTTCCGGTTGGATGGGCGCCATTGGCCTGGACTACACCGGCTTTGACTTCATGACCGTGTCCGCTTTCGGTGTCTACACCTCCGGTGACGACGACGACGCTACTGATGGCGCCGAGACCATGCCCGTCCTGGACGGCGACTGGGCTGTCGGTTCCTTCTTCTTCGGTGGCGGCCTCATCACCGGTGACGACATCAACGGCAACGACACCTCCCTCGGCTTCTGGACCATCGGCCTGTCCCTGACCGGCATCCAGTCCTTCGCCCAGGGCCTGACCCACGACTTCCACGTCCTGTACGCCGAAGGTACCAACGACACCCGCGCCGCCCTCGGCGCCCGTGGCAACTACCTGACCGAGAAGGACTCCCTGTGGGAAGTTGACTTCAACACCGCTTACGCCGTGTACGACGAGCTGACCCTGTACGGCCAGCTGGGTTACATCAACAGCGACTTCTCCGAGAACGTCTGGGGCGCCAACCTCAAGGACGACGCTTGGAAGGTTGCCACTGGTGTTGTCTACAAGTTCTAA
- a CDS encoding Hpt domain-containing protein, giving the protein MIQRGDEVLEIFLEETAERLDSIESGLLRLETCGLDCSQETINSIFRDAHSVKAGSNLLKLTNVEDLAHKLENVLEMIRKQKISPSEIIVTACLESVDKLRELIENVERSETISTRLHKHMLEAAVQKTLDGE; this is encoded by the coding sequence TTGATTCAACGAGGCGACGAGGTTCTTGAAATATTCCTTGAGGAAACGGCCGAACGGCTCGACTCCATCGAGTCGGGCCTTCTCCGTTTGGAAACGTGCGGCCTGGACTGCAGCCAGGAGACCATCAACTCCATCTTCCGCGATGCCCATTCGGTCAAGGCGGGCTCCAATCTCCTCAAGCTGACCAACGTCGAGGACCTGGCCCACAAGCTGGAGAACGTCCTGGAGATGATCCGCAAGCAGAAGATCAGCCCCTCGGAGATCATCGTCACCGCCTGCCTGGAGTCCGTGGACAAGCTGCGCGAGCTGATCGAGAACGTGGAGCGCAGCGAGACCATCTCCACCCGGCTGCACAAGCACATGCTCGAAGCCGCGGTACAGAAGACCCTGGACGGGGAATAA
- a CDS encoding UbiD family decarboxylase, whose product MGYRNTRDCLDALEAKGDLVRIDKSVDAELEIGAIQRRVFQAKGPALLFNNVRGCRFPMAANIYGTRERMRFIFRDTLETVERLMKLKLDPMELLKHPWRYLKAPVTAWHTLPRRVGSGPVTANETTVSSLPRLKSWPMDGGAYVTLPQVYSEDPSNPGFAGSNLGMYRVQLTGNEYEKDREVGLHYQIHRGIGHHHAEAIRRGVPLKVNVVVGGAPSMTLAAMMPLPEGLAELFFAGALGGHRIPMVRRPGGLPIPAQADFCICGHVTLGEEKPEGPFGDHLGYYSLAHGFPVLKVDKVFHRDDAVWPFTTVGRPPQEDTMFGQFVHELTAELVPSVFSGVHEVHAVDAAGVHPLLLAVGSERYVPYAAERQPQELLTNAMALLGNTQTSLSKYVLIAAREDLPYGLTCHDVPGFFRHLLERADLTRDLHFITRTTIDTLDYSGISLNQGSKLVFAAAGSRKRELGTELPSGLDLPRGFRDPQVFAPGILVLKGPKHRRKRDQQDPALERLGELFARVEGIERFPMIVVADDANFTAANWDNFLWVTFTRSDPATDIYGAGGFTHAKHWGAEKAIVIDARLKTYHAPPLEPDPEVERRVDELGAKGGPLHGII is encoded by the coding sequence ATGGGATACAGGAACACGCGAGACTGCCTCGACGCGCTCGAGGCCAAGGGCGATCTCGTCCGCATCGACAAGTCCGTCGACGCGGAGCTTGAGATCGGCGCCATCCAACGAAGGGTCTTCCAGGCCAAGGGGCCGGCGCTGTTGTTCAACAACGTGCGCGGCTGCCGCTTCCCCATGGCCGCCAACATCTACGGCACGCGGGAGCGCATGCGCTTCATCTTCCGCGACACCCTCGAGACGGTGGAGCGGCTGATGAAGCTCAAGCTCGACCCCATGGAGCTGCTCAAGCATCCGTGGCGGTATCTCAAGGCCCCGGTGACCGCCTGGCACACCCTGCCCAGACGGGTCGGGTCCGGCCCGGTCACGGCCAACGAGACGACCGTTTCGAGCCTGCCCCGGCTCAAGTCGTGGCCCATGGACGGCGGGGCGTACGTGACCCTGCCCCAGGTCTACAGCGAGGACCCGTCCAACCCCGGCTTCGCGGGGTCCAACCTCGGCATGTACCGCGTCCAGCTGACCGGCAACGAGTACGAGAAGGACCGCGAAGTGGGGCTGCACTACCAGATCCACCGGGGCATCGGGCACCACCACGCCGAGGCCATCCGGCGGGGCGTGCCCCTCAAGGTGAACGTCGTGGTCGGCGGCGCGCCGTCCATGACCCTGGCGGCCATGATGCCGCTGCCCGAGGGGTTGGCCGAACTCTTTTTCGCCGGGGCGCTCGGCGGCCACCGCATCCCCATGGTCCGCCGGCCCGGCGGGCTGCCCATCCCGGCCCAGGCGGATTTCTGCATCTGCGGGCATGTGACCCTGGGCGAGGAAAAGCCCGAAGGCCCCTTCGGCGACCATCTGGGCTACTACAGCCTGGCCCACGGCTTCCCGGTCCTGAAGGTGGACAAGGTCTTTCACCGCGACGACGCGGTCTGGCCGTTCACCACCGTGGGCCGTCCGCCGCAGGAGGACACCATGTTCGGCCAGTTCGTGCACGAGCTGACCGCCGAGCTGGTCCCGTCGGTCTTCTCCGGGGTGCACGAGGTCCACGCCGTGGACGCGGCCGGGGTGCACCCGCTGCTCCTGGCCGTGGGCAGCGAGCGGTATGTCCCCTACGCGGCGGAGCGCCAGCCCCAGGAGCTTCTGACCAACGCCATGGCGCTGCTCGGCAACACCCAGACTTCGCTCTCCAAGTACGTGCTCATCGCGGCGCGGGAGGACCTGCCCTACGGGCTGACCTGCCACGACGTGCCGGGCTTCTTCCGCCACCTGCTGGAGCGGGCGGACCTGACCCGCGATCTCCATTTCATCACCCGGACCACCATCGACACCCTGGACTATTCCGGCATCAGCCTGAACCAGGGGTCCAAGCTGGTTTTCGCCGCGGCCGGGAGCCGCAAGCGGGAGCTGGGGACCGAGCTGCCGTCCGGCCTGGACCTGCCGCGCGGGTTCCGCGACCCGCAGGTCTTCGCGCCCGGCATCCTGGTCCTCAAGGGACCCAAGCACCGCCGCAAGCGCGACCAGCAGGACCCGGCCCTGGAGCGGCTGGGCGAGCTGTTCGCCCGGGTGGAGGGCATCGAGCGGTTCCCCATGATCGTGGTGGCCGACGACGCGAACTTCACCGCCGCGAACTGGGACAATTTCCTGTGGGTGACCTTCACCCGCTCGGACCCGGCCACGGACATCTACGGCGCGGGGGGCTTCACCCACGCCAAGCACTGGGGGGCCGAAAAGGCGATCGTCATCGACGCCCGGCTCAAGACCTATCACGCGCCGCCGCTGGAACCGGACCCCGAGGTGGAACGGCGCGTGGACGAACTGGGAGCCAAGGGCGGCCCCCTGCACGGAATCATCTGA